A window from Aerococcus sp. Group 1 encodes these proteins:
- a CDS encoding bifunctional precorrin-2 dehydrogenase/sirohydrochlorin ferrochelatase, with amino-acid sequence MYPVMLDISHWSVLIIGGGRIAERKLQGLIKEAAQVTVLAPRVTERIADWARKGKLIWSQQAYQGPLDLQGYQMIFACTDQAEINQAIAEDLGSGQLINQTGDKRASNFFNMKTINHEGYLIAISSQGQSPAGAKALGESIASYLKDKENRI; translated from the coding sequence ATGTATCCAGTCATGTTAGATATCAGTCACTGGTCAGTTCTCATCATTGGCGGTGGGAGGATCGCTGAGCGAAAATTACAGGGACTTATAAAGGAAGCGGCACAGGTTACGGTCTTGGCTCCTCGAGTGACTGAGCGGATTGCTGACTGGGCCAGGAAAGGGAAGCTAATCTGGTCGCAGCAAGCCTACCAGGGCCCTCTGGATTTACAGGGTTATCAGATGATCTTTGCCTGCACTGATCAAGCAGAGATCAACCAGGCGATTGCCGAAGATCTTGGGTCAGGTCAATTGATCAACCAGACTGGGGACAAGCGAGCATCGAATTTCTTTAATATGAAAACCATTAACCATGAGGGCTACCTGATTGCCATTTCCAGTCAAGGGCAGTCACCCGCAGGAGCTAAGGCCCTGGGAGAAAGTATCGCATCTTATCTGAAAGACAAGGAGAATCGGATTTGA
- a CDS encoding S9 family peptidase — protein sequence MTGLLFACGQKPDSTTPKQASQEDQTESKSPQTEQKNETQPASDQATDLDQLTVLSQTEDYVQYELNVMRDGFKIHGKLFLPKGDQESWPLTILAHGINQTDLTTTPYATHLAKRGVAAYVFDFIGGAPLNSSDGDFSDMTVLTELADLEAIYQKLTNYKAIDSSETYLLGDSQGGLVATMMAAKHPEDIQGMILLYPAFNMPSLVHDFVPDKEEIPDSIDIMGVSVSRYYIEDMLKVDVEDITTSYPGPVLIVHGEDDVLVPPVYAQKAAELFPKAHLEMIPGGKHEFSGSDFIKALSYIDKFMVNQLGDEHYQLTIDEEEQADNN from the coding sequence ATGACCGGTCTGCTCTTTGCCTGTGGTCAAAAACCAGACTCTACTACCCCAAAGCAAGCTAGCCAGGAAGACCAAACAGAAAGTAAGTCCCCACAAACTGAGCAAAAGAATGAAACACAGCCAGCCAGTGACCAAGCGACTGACCTGGACCAATTAACCGTCTTGAGTCAGACTGAGGACTATGTTCAATATGAATTAAATGTCATGCGGGATGGTTTTAAAATACACGGTAAGCTCTTCTTGCCCAAGGGCGACCAAGAATCCTGGCCATTAACTATCCTAGCCCACGGGATTAACCAAACCGATTTAACCACCACGCCTTACGCCACTCATTTGGCGAAACGTGGGGTAGCTGCCTATGTTTTTGACTTTATCGGCGGGGCTCCCCTAAATAGCAGTGATGGTGACTTTTCCGATATGACCGTATTGACTGAACTGGCTGACCTGGAGGCCATTTACCAAAAGCTCACTAACTATAAAGCAATTGATTCCAGTGAAACTTACCTATTAGGAGATAGCCAGGGCGGTCTCGTAGCTACCATGATGGCAGCTAAACACCCCGAGGATATCCAGGGGATGATCCTACTCTACCCTGCCTTCAATATGCCCAGCCTAGTCCACGACTTTGTCCCGGACAAAGAAGAAATTCCTGACTCCATCGATATCATGGGAGTATCGGTTAGCCGTTACTATATCGAAGACATGCTTAAGGTGGATGTGGAAGACATTACTACTTCCTATCCTGGCCCAGTTCTCATTGTCCATGGAGAAGATGATGTTCTCGTGCCCCCAGTCTATGCTCAAAAGGCCGCTGAGCTTTTCCCCAAGGCCCATTTAGAAATGATCCCTGGCGGCAAGCATGAATTTTCCGGCTCTGACTTCATCAAGGCCCTCTCTTATATCGATAAGTTCATGGTCAATCAACTCGGCGATGAACATTACCAACTCACTATCGACGAAGAAGAGCAAGCCGATAACAACTAA
- a CDS encoding nucleoside hydrolase, which produces MVKMILDLDTGVDDALAIAYACASAEVDLLGITGTYGNVLMETGLKNASQLLDLFGQGQVLVYPGLDHASDKEDFEVQEVSALIHGKNGLGEVDLGDRPVNQAAGNAVDFILESARKYGKDLKIVATGPMTNLAAAIDKDLDSLSQVGEIVIMGGALTVCGNVSAFAEANISQDPAAADKLFRSGLPVTMVGLDVTLRTLLTYKETQIWRDLGTEAGEKMADIVDYYIKSYEVTSPHLKGCALHDPLAVAVAVQGDLVDCLPLAMKVETEGESRGRTIGDNDRLNDPDPSVRVAVAVDVDRFLNEFMTRLTQLFKEH; this is translated from the coding sequence ATGGTAAAAATGATACTGGACTTAGATACAGGGGTTGACGATGCCCTGGCCATTGCCTACGCGTGTGCCTCAGCAGAAGTCGACTTGCTTGGTATCACGGGGACCTATGGTAATGTGTTAATGGAAACAGGTCTGAAAAACGCCAGTCAATTATTGGATTTATTTGGTCAAGGCCAGGTCCTAGTTTATCCCGGCTTAGACCATGCTTCGGATAAGGAAGACTTTGAAGTGCAAGAAGTCTCAGCTCTGATCCACGGTAAAAATGGTCTGGGTGAGGTTGACCTGGGTGACCGGCCTGTTAATCAAGCTGCTGGCAATGCGGTTGACTTTATCCTCGAATCGGCTAGGAAGTATGGTAAAGATTTAAAAATTGTCGCTACCGGGCCTATGACTAACTTAGCCGCAGCCATTGATAAGGACCTCGATAGCTTATCCCAAGTTGGTGAAATTGTCATTATGGGTGGGGCCTTGACGGTTTGTGGTAATGTGTCAGCTTTTGCAGAGGCTAATATTAGCCAAGACCCCGCAGCCGCTGATAAATTATTCCGGTCAGGCTTACCAGTTACCATGGTGGGATTAGACGTGACCTTGCGCACCCTCTTGACCTATAAGGAAACCCAAATTTGGCGTGACTTAGGCACTGAGGCTGGTGAGAAGATGGCTGATATTGTGGACTATTACATTAAATCCTACGAAGTCACCTCGCCCCACTTAAAGGGTTGTGCCCTCCACGACCCACTAGCCGTGGCGGTTGCCGTTCAAGGAGACTTAGTTGACTGTCTGCCTTTAGCCATGAAGGTTGAAACTGAAGGTGAAAGTCGGGGACGGACTATTGGCGATAATGACCGTTTAAATGATCCTGATCCGAGTGTCCGAGTCGCCGTGGCGGTTGATGTGGACCGATTCTTAAATGAATTTATGACCCGTTTGACCCAGCTCTTTAAAGAGCATTAA
- a CDS encoding uroporphyrinogen-III synthase codes for MTRLLWTASRSLNKKQLVRLEQAGYQVDWLPVIQLESLSQVNPLKLQRGDAFFFVSRMAGQAVFKHLPPSDALSQLYFFSSSQQTGRYLSQNYSIDCQALTQGGTSQEAFRHFQKIKDHYQPRIDRLIVPISPQSQGKYQALGQTYLSDISIQEWIVYQKQVNWKVGQSLQAAIDQASFKEPLAITIASASAWQGLVDLVSLPVLDQKRSAIQLWTIGPLASQAILKSSSQVKPYHEANQSNFAGLVDSLIEYKI; via the coding sequence ATGACTAGACTTCTGTGGACGGCATCACGCTCCTTGAATAAAAAGCAGCTAGTCCGCTTAGAGCAAGCGGGCTACCAAGTGGACTGGCTGCCGGTTATCCAATTGGAGTCTCTGAGCCAGGTTAATCCCTTAAAACTTCAACGAGGAGATGCCTTTTTCTTTGTCAGTCGCATGGCCGGCCAAGCTGTCTTCAAGCATTTACCCCCTAGTGATGCTTTAAGTCAACTCTACTTTTTTTCTAGTAGCCAGCAAACTGGACGCTATCTTAGCCAGAACTACTCCATTGATTGCCAAGCCTTGACCCAAGGGGGGACTAGTCAGGAGGCCTTTAGGCATTTTCAGAAAATCAAGGACCACTACCAGCCTAGGATTGACCGGCTCATTGTCCCCATTAGTCCCCAAAGCCAGGGCAAGTACCAGGCTCTAGGGCAAACTTACCTGTCTGATATAAGTATTCAGGAGTGGATCGTTTATCAAAAGCAAGTCAACTGGAAAGTTGGTCAATCACTTCAAGCCGCCATCGACCAGGCTAGCTTTAAAGAGCCTCTAGCTATAACGATTGCTAGTGCCAGTGCCTGGCAGGGGCTGGTAGACTTAGTGTCCTTGCCGGTCTTAGATCAGAAGCGGTCTGCTATCCAATTGTGGACGATTGGTCCCTTAGCCAGTCAAGCCATCCTTAAAAGTAGCTCCCAAGTTAAACCCTACCATGAAGCCAACCAGTCGAATTTCGCTGGTTTGGTAGACAGTTTGATTGAATATAAGATATAA
- a CDS encoding cob(I)yrinic acid a,c-diamide adenosyltransferase: MAIYTRTGDQGMTRLYGGHSVSKASERVGTYGAIDQLNASVGYLAALVDPKYDQVQRQLLAIQQDLFDCGSDYATLDQERPYKVKTGLADKLEAWIDDYTEATPSIKKFVLPRGTQAASFCHMLRTQTRTLERQLVQFSQVSQDYNPQVLPYINRLSDYFFSLARALNHYDHYSEVPYKNSRDIFS; encoded by the coding sequence ATGGCAATTTATACACGAACCGGTGACCAGGGCATGACCCGACTGTACGGAGGACATAGTGTTTCGAAGGCTTCTGAGCGAGTAGGAACTTATGGGGCGATTGACCAGTTAAATGCTAGTGTGGGCTACCTGGCCGCTTTGGTTGATCCCAAATATGACCAAGTTCAAAGGCAACTCCTGGCTATCCAACAAGATTTGTTTGATTGCGGGAGTGATTATGCTACCCTAGACCAAGAACGTCCCTATAAGGTAAAAACTGGTCTGGCTGACAAGTTAGAAGCTTGGATTGATGATTATACTGAAGCAACCCCCAGCATTAAAAAGTTTGTCCTCCCTCGGGGCACTCAGGCTGCTAGCTTCTGTCATATGCTAAGAACGCAAACTCGCACACTAGAACGGCAGTTGGTGCAATTTAGCCAGGTAAGCCAGGATTATAATCCCCAAGTTTTGCCTTATATTAATCGTTTATCGGACTATTTCTTTAGCTTGGCCCGGGCCTTAAACCATTATGATCATTACAGTGAGGTCCCCTATAAAAATAGTCGCGATATTTTTTCATAA
- a CDS encoding leucyl aminopeptidase, which translates to MKFVSNENFTNHVYLVEAGQDLSMVDQATQDYLKDQLDFNGEAKQVYRSLGPNSQNLVLVGLGEKPQRDNYVLAAFLAAKELKAAKVEAANVSFAATNRAALEGVIEGFLQSDYRFDRYLSDKSTSSLAKINLPKKVADLDQVVEEVTHLVEGINATRDLVNTPSNHLSPAQMADQAKDLLTELGVEVEIFDKKQIEDLGMEALLAVNAGSVNEPRFLVMNYLPQGPEDKAIALVGKGITYDSGGYALKPANSMIDMKDDMAGAAAVIGSIYALAKNKVNKNVVGVAAITENLVSASSYKNGDIIGSMKGTTIEVLNTDAEGRVTLADSIYYAAAKVNSECVIDLATLTGACLVALGERTAGAMTNDPELFQAVDQAADSVGEPIWQLPAPEELREAVKGTNADLRNSTGRNGGTITAGVFLEHFVEGKPWVHLDIAGPAFGEKAYRYLPQGATGVPVKTLYQFVKGQAEAK; encoded by the coding sequence ATGAAATTTGTCAGCAATGAAAATTTTACCAATCATGTTTACTTAGTGGAGGCTGGTCAAGACTTAAGCATGGTCGACCAGGCCACCCAAGACTATTTAAAAGACCAACTGGACTTTAATGGCGAAGCCAAGCAAGTTTATCGCTCACTAGGCCCTAATAGCCAAAACTTAGTTTTAGTCGGCCTCGGTGAAAAGCCTCAACGCGATAACTATGTGCTTGCGGCTTTCTTGGCAGCTAAGGAATTAAAGGCAGCTAAGGTTGAAGCAGCCAATGTTTCTTTTGCGGCTACGAACCGTGCTGCCCTGGAAGGGGTTATTGAAGGTTTCTTACAAAGCGACTATCGTTTTGACCGTTACCTCAGTGACAAATCCACCTCTTCCCTAGCTAAGATTAACCTGCCTAAAAAAGTCGCTGACCTTGACCAAGTGGTTGAGGAAGTGACTCATTTAGTGGAAGGGATTAATGCGACGCGCGATCTAGTCAATACCCCTTCTAACCACCTCAGTCCGGCGCAAATGGCTGATCAAGCCAAGGACTTGTTAACTGAGCTTGGGGTAGAAGTGGAAATCTTCGATAAAAAACAAATCGAAGACTTGGGGATGGAAGCCCTCCTAGCAGTTAATGCTGGTTCGGTCAATGAACCCCGCTTCCTCGTGATGAATTATCTCCCTCAAGGTCCAGAAGATAAAGCCATCGCCTTAGTTGGCAAGGGGATTACCTATGACTCCGGTGGTTACGCCTTAAAACCAGCTAACTCTATGATCGATATGAAGGACGACATGGCTGGGGCTGCCGCCGTAATTGGTAGTATTTACGCCTTAGCCAAAAACAAGGTCAATAAAAACGTTGTGGGTGTGGCTGCTATCACAGAAAACTTGGTCTCTGCCAGCTCCTATAAAAATGGGGACATTATCGGTTCCATGAAGGGGACGACGATTGAGGTCTTGAATACCGATGCTGAAGGTCGGGTGACCTTGGCCGATTCGATTTACTATGCAGCTGCTAAAGTGAATAGTGAATGCGTGATTGACCTAGCGACCTTAACGGGGGCTTGCTTAGTCGCTCTCGGTGAACGGACAGCTGGGGCGATGACCAATGACCCTGAGCTTTTCCAAGCAGTAGACCAAGCTGCTGACAGTGTTGGTGAACCGATTTGGCAATTACCAGCACCAGAAGAATTACGAGAAGCCGTTAAAGGCACCAATGCCGACTTAAGAAATTCTACCGGACGCAATGGAGGAACCATTACCGCAGGGGTCTTCTTAGAACACTTTGTGGAAGGTAAGCCATGGGTTCACTTGGATATTGCTGGCCCTGCCTTCGGGGAAAAAGCCTACCGCTACCTTCCTCAGGGAGCAACAGGTGTGCCAGTGAAGACCTTATACCAATTTGTTAAAGGACAAGCTGAAGCCAAGTAG
- a CDS encoding alpha/beta hydrolase family protein, giving the protein MTLLQTTLYSDSLRMDVHVNIIFPQNCARTPEDKRQSLTPPYRVLYLLHGLSSNEDGWLRFTSLERYARDLDLVIVLPTTHRGWYINNAIGYPYSNFISVELPEIIQTMLPVSTKREDTYIAGASMGGFGALKAAFTYPEKYGYVASLSGVTDLVNVFAQGPDPESPFEHQMLFDGESPAHTDNDIYHLVQQAIDNKIDLPKVYLTCGTEDDLIEQNRHFKDRFGDVLELSYHENPGEHGWDYWDPEIKKVLYWLPTI; this is encoded by the coding sequence ATGACTCTTTTACAGACGACGCTTTACTCAGACAGTTTGCGCATGGATGTCCATGTCAATATCATTTTTCCCCAAAACTGTGCTCGGACTCCAGAAGATAAACGCCAAAGCTTAACGCCCCCTTACCGGGTCCTCTATCTCTTACACGGCCTATCCAGTAATGAGGATGGTTGGCTTCGCTTCACTTCCCTAGAACGCTATGCCCGTGACTTGGACTTGGTCATTGTCCTACCTACCACCCACCGCGGCTGGTATATCAACAATGCCATTGGTTACCCCTATAGCAATTTCATTAGTGTCGAACTGCCCGAAATCATCCAAACCATGCTCCCGGTATCAACTAAACGGGAGGATACCTATATTGCTGGAGCCTCTATGGGCGGCTTTGGCGCTTTGAAGGCGGCCTTCACCTATCCGGAAAAATATGGTTATGTGGCCAGCCTATCGGGAGTCACCGACCTGGTCAATGTCTTTGCCCAAGGTCCTGATCCTGAGTCTCCCTTCGAACATCAAATGCTCTTTGACGGGGAGTCTCCCGCTCACACTGACAATGACATTTATCACTTGGTCCAACAAGCCATTGATAATAAAATCGACCTGCCTAAAGTTTATTTGACCTGTGGCACTGAAGATGACTTAATCGAACAAAATCGTCACTTTAAAGACCGCTTTGGTGATGTCTTAGAGCTCTCCTACCATGAAAACCCTGGAGAGCACGGTTGGGACTACTGGGACCCAGAAATTAAAAAGGTACTTTACTGGTTACCTACTATTTAA
- the hemC gene encoding hydroxymethylbilane synthase yields MTTYRIGTRSSRLAMQQSLEVVRALEAVYPQDEFQLVKLSTKGDKDKSSPLSKIGGKGVFVRWIEQALAQGKVDFIVHSLKDVPSELAQGTVLAAIPKRQDPGDVILTAKGMDWHDLPNGARVGTGSLRRLAQLHALRPDLEIVHVRGNIDSRLDKLARGDFQALVLATAGLKRLQLLDYPFDSQRFNQKEVNSEAHILNNYELQAHAFSLDEMIPAVGQGALAVQCLNDDQQTREVLQAVDDPETHQAVACERVVLKALGADCNYPVGAYGQIKGQEINLTAMIGRQDGFALVRSQLEAPLDQALALGQAVYQDLLDQGAGKWLGQGDGND; encoded by the coding sequence TTGACCACTTATCGAATTGGAACGCGAAGCAGCCGGCTAGCCATGCAACAAAGTTTAGAAGTTGTCAGGGCTTTGGAGGCAGTTTACCCGCAGGATGAATTTCAATTAGTTAAATTATCCACCAAGGGAGACAAGGATAAGTCCTCCCCCCTCTCTAAAATTGGGGGCAAGGGGGTCTTTGTCCGCTGGATTGAGCAGGCCCTAGCCCAAGGCAAGGTCGATTTTATTGTCCATAGTTTAAAAGATGTTCCTAGCGAATTAGCCCAAGGGACAGTTTTGGCCGCTATTCCTAAGCGCCAAGACCCTGGAGATGTGATCTTGACTGCTAAGGGGATGGACTGGCACGACTTGCCTAATGGCGCTAGGGTAGGAACAGGGAGTTTACGCCGCCTGGCCCAACTGCATGCCCTAAGACCAGATTTGGAGATTGTCCATGTTCGCGGGAATATTGACAGTCGTTTGGATAAACTTGCTCGCGGCGACTTCCAGGCCCTGGTCCTCGCTACGGCGGGCCTAAAACGCTTGCAGCTCCTTGACTATCCTTTTGACTCCCAGCGCTTTAACCAAAAAGAAGTCAATAGTGAGGCCCATATCCTCAACAACTATGAACTCCAGGCACATGCTTTTAGCCTAGATGAAATGATTCCTGCAGTAGGGCAAGGGGCCTTGGCAGTCCAATGTTTGAATGATGATCAGCAAACTAGAGAAGTCCTTCAAGCCGTTGATGACCCTGAAACCCACCAGGCAGTGGCTTGTGAACGAGTGGTTCTCAAAGCGCTAGGGGCTGATTGCAATTATCCGGTTGGAGCCTATGGTCAAATTAAAGGCCAGGAAATTAATTTAACAGCCATGATTGGTCGTCAGGACGGCTTTGCCTTGGTTCGTAGCCAATTAGAAGCTCCCCTAGACCAAGCCTTAGCCCTAGGCCAAGCGGTTTACCAAGATCTCTTGGACCAAGGGGCAGGAAAATGGTTAGGTCAAGGTGACGGCAATGACTAG